The region GCTCGCCGTCCTGGCCACCTGGGCGGTCGCCTGGCTGCTGAACCGATCGACGCTCGGCTTCGAGCTGCGGGCGGTCGGCGCCAACCCGGACGCCGCACGTACCGCCGGCATCAGCGTCACCAAGACGTACATCCTGATCATGGTCTTCGCCGGCATCCTGGCTGGCCTCGGCGGCTCGAACATGGTGCTCGGCTCCACCGCCAGCGCCTTGACCCCGCTGGTGGTCGCGCAGATCGGCTTCGACGGCATCCTGGTGGCGCTACTCGGACGGGTGAAGCCCTGGGGAGTGCTGCTGGCCGCGCTGCTGTTCGGGGCGTTGCAGGCCGGTGGCAACCGGATGCAGTCGTACTCCGGGATCTCGCTGGAGCTGGTGACAGTGCTCCAGGCGCTGATCGTCATCTTCATCGCCGCGCCGGCCCTGGTGAAGGCGATCTTCCAGCTCCGGGCCGCACGCGCCACCCGGTTGCAGACGAGCCTGGCGAAGGGCTGGTAACTCATGTCCACCATGGCTGTCCCCGACATCGCCGTCGCGCCGGTCGACGAGGGCTTCTGGACCCGTAGCCGCAAGGTCGGCCTCACGTTGCTGGCGCTCGGCCTGCTGGCGGCGGTGCTCTTCGGCGCGCTCGCCACCGACCAGCAGGCCCGGTTCACGCTCAGCGACGACGCGGCCGGTGCCGCACTGGAGATCAACGGCACGATCGGGGCGATCCTGTTCGGGATCATCACGATCGCCGCCGGCGCGGCGCTGCTCGCCGGGGTGCCGAAGCGGTGGTTCCTTCCCGTGCTCGGGGCCGGACTTGTCGCCTTCGTGCTCTCGTTCCTCTGCTGGCAGGTCTCCGCCGCGCCAGCCGGGCAGAACTTCATGCCGCTGGTCAACATCATCCGGGGTACGTTCATCCTGGCCCTGCCGCTGATCTTCGGCGCGCTCGCCGGCGTGCTCTGCGAACGGTCCGGCGTGGTCAACGTGGCCATCGAGGGCCAACTGCTGATGGGCGCGTTCAGCGGGGCCCTGTTCGGCAGCATCTCCGGCAGCGTGTGGGTGGGCCTGGTCGCCGCCGCCCTCGGCGGCGCGTTCATCTCGCTGCTGCTGGCCGTCTTCGCCATCCGCTACCTGGTCGACCAGGTCGTGATGGGCATCGTGCTGAACCTGCTGGCGGTCGGCGTCACCGGCTTCCTCTACGAGCGGCTGATGCAGACCGACGCGGCGAAGTACAACAGCGCTCCCCGCTTCAGCAACTGGGAGATCCCGCTGCTGAAGGACATCCCGGTGCTCGGGCCGGCGCTGTTCCGCGGCAACATCTTCCTCTACCTCGGGCTGCTCCTGGTGCTGGTGATCCACATCGGGTTGTTCCGCACCCGGTGGGGTCTGCGTACCCGCTCGGTCGGCGAGCACCCGATCGCCGCCGACACGCTCGGCGTCAAGGTGCTGCGGGTCCGCTACCGCAACGTGCTGCTGGCCGGCGTGGTCGCCGGCATCGGCGGTGCGTCCTACACGCTGGCGCTCTACTCGTTCACCAAGAACATGATCGGCGGCAAGGGCTTCATCGCGCTCGCCGCGCTGATCTTCGGCCGGTGGAACCCGACCGGCGCGCTGCTCGCCGCGCTCTTCTTCGGTTTCGCCGACCAGCTCGCCACCTACCTCGGCGCGATCAGCAGCTCGATCCCCAGCCAGTTCCTGGCCATGCTGCCCTACCTCGCGACCATCCTGGCCGTCGCCGGGTTGGTCGGCCGAGTCCGGGCCCCGGCCGCCGACGGCAAGCCGTACATCAAGGGCTGACCGGCCACCGGTCCGTCGATCATGGAGTTGTGGTGCCTCACAAAAATCGCAAACTTCCAGCTTTCGCCCACCACCACTGCATGATCGACGAAGCTGGCGCGTCAGCGCGGCCCTCGCGGGTCTGTGCTGGTCGGCGTACCCTGACGGCTTCTGACCTGGGCTACCTGGGCAGAATGGCGGCATGAGCGACATTGACTGGGCGCGGTTGCG is a window of Micromonospora sp. WMMD961 DNA encoding:
- a CDS encoding ABC transporter permease, with product MSTMAVPDIAVAPVDEGFWTRSRKVGLTLLALGLLAAVLFGALATDQQARFTLSDDAAGAALEINGTIGAILFGIITIAAGAALLAGVPKRWFLPVLGAGLVAFVLSFLCWQVSAAPAGQNFMPLVNIIRGTFILALPLIFGALAGVLCERSGVVNVAIEGQLLMGAFSGALFGSISGSVWVGLVAAALGGAFISLLLAVFAIRYLVDQVVMGIVLNLLAVGVTGFLYERLMQTDAAKYNSAPRFSNWEIPLLKDIPVLGPALFRGNIFLYLGLLLVLVIHIGLFRTRWGLRTRSVGEHPIAADTLGVKVLRVRYRNVLLAGVVAGIGGASYTLALYSFTKNMIGGKGFIALAALIFGRWNPTGALLAALFFGFADQLATYLGAISSSIPSQFLAMLPYLATILAVAGLVGRVRAPAADGKPYIKG